The following coding sequences are from one Nicotiana tomentosiformis chromosome 3, ASM39032v3, whole genome shotgun sequence window:
- the LOC104111283 gene encoding 14 kDa proline-rich protein DC2.15-like: MASKTRASVTLFLSLSLLFFVIVSGTDCGSCHYNPPSTGNGGGNGGNTGGSGNGGSSGNGGGSGNGGGGGNGQGRCPRDALKLGVCANLVGGLVGAIVGSPPTLPCCSLIAGLADLEAAVCLCTAIRANVLGINLNVPLSLSLVLNNCGRNPPTGFTC; the protein is encoded by the coding sequence ATGGCTTCCAAAACAAGAGCCTCAGTTACCCTTTTCctctcattgagtctccttttctTTGTCATAGTCAGTGGAACTGATTGTGGCTCTTGTCATTATAATCCTCCTAGCACCGGTAATGGTGGTGGCAATGGTGGTAACACTGGTGGCTCGGGCAATGGTGGCAGCTCCGGCAACGGAGGTGGTTCGGGCAATGGCGGCGGAGGTGGCAATGGACAAGGCAGGTGCCCGAGAGATGCTCTGAAGTTGGGGGTATGTGCAAATTTAGTTGGTGGATTGGTGGGTGCGATAGTGGGTTCTCCACCAACTTTGCCATGCTGCAGCTTGATCGCGGGGCTGGCGGATCTAGAGGCGGCAGTTTGCTTGTGCACAGCCATAAGAGCAAATGTGTTGGGAATAAATCTCAACGTGCCACTCTCTCTTAGCCTTGTTCTCAACAACTGTGGAAGGAATCCTCCTACTGGCTTCACTTGCTAA